One part of the Quercus lobata isolate SW786 chromosome 7, ValleyOak3.0 Primary Assembly, whole genome shotgun sequence genome encodes these proteins:
- the LOC115953258 gene encoding uncharacterized protein LOC115953258, translated as MFNEIEGDYDDMTISTFKASLPVEHDLRKSLTGKPVTSVRQLMDRIDKYRRVEEDQLQGKEKAKVIPQERRDFRSDRYNNNRPRKDFVGQLGSTNIQVVNSVFQELVQQVLEKIKNESFFKWLNKMAGDPMRCNQNLYCHYHQDHGHTTEDCRNLWDHLD; from the coding sequence atgtttaacgaaatagaaGGAGATTACGATGATATGACCATTAGCACTTTTAAGGCTAGTCTTCCAGTCGAGCATGATTTGAGGAAATCTCTAActggtaaacctgttaccagtgtaCGCCAACTGATGGATCGGATTGACAAGTAcagaagagtagaagaagaccaactACAGGGGAAAGAAAAGGCTAAGGTAatccctcaagagaggagggatttcaggtcggaccgatACAATAATAACCGACCTCGGAAAGATTTTGTTGGGCAGTTAGGATCTACCAACATCCAGGTGGTTAACTCTGTGTTTCAAGAGCTAGTgcaacaggtactggagaagattaagaatgagtCGTTCTTCAAATGGCTAAACAAGATGGCAGGAGATCCTATGAGATGCAACCAGAACCTttattgccactatcatcaggatcatggacACACTACTGAGGATTGCAGAAACTTGTGGGACCATCTAGATTAG
- the LOC115953256 gene encoding uncharacterized protein LOC115953256 — MSVSRYPTEESSSMPKRAEIGIPLVLDFSDEEKVGTIQLHDDTLVVTLRIGRYDVKRVIIDQGSVADIMYPDLYRRLNLKPENLTAYSSPLVSFEGKMVVPKGQIRLPVQTGTDVVEVDFIVVDVFSPYTAIMGRPWLHTLGAVSSTLHQKMKYPSGDQVLEIVGNQTAARQCLVVAIQHRPEVETSATADNGL; from the coding sequence ATGTCGGTATCCCGTTATCCAACCGAGGAATCTAGTTCAATGCCTAAGAGAGCCGAGATAGGCATCCCGTTAGTGTTAGATTTTTCAGATGAAGAAAAAGTTGGAACCATACAACTCCATGATGATACTCTAGTGGTTACGTTGAGAATTGGTAGGTACGATGTAAAAAGGGTTATAATTGACCAAGGCAGCGTTGCTGACATAATGTACCCTGACTTGTATAGGAGGCTAAATTTGAAACCTGAAAACTTAACAGCCTACAGTTCTCCTCTGGTGAGTTTTGAGGGTAAAATGGTCGTCCCAAAAGGCCAAATCAGATTACCTGTGCAAACCGGcacggatgtggtggaggtggactttatCGTCGTAGATGTTTTCTCTCCCTACACGGCCATTATGGGTAGACCCTGGCTTCATACCCTGGGGGCCGTCTCCTCTACTCTTCACCAGAAGatgaagtacccatccggagaTCAGGTTTTGGAGATAGTAGGAAATCAGACTGCAGCCAGACAATGCCTGGTAGTGGCTATCCAACATCGGCCTGAGGTGGAGACCTCGGCCACCGCTGATAATGGTTTATAG